Proteins from a single region of Deltaproteobacteria bacterium:
- a CDS encoding DegT/DnrJ/EryC1/StrS family aminotransferase, which produces MSDPSPDKIPIVDLRAQYGKLRDELREAIDEVVESQQFILGPAVTRFEAQMANYLQCSHAVGVASGSDALLLALMALEIGPGDAVITTPFTFFSTVSSITRLGAAALFVDIDAGNYLLSAEALKQFLSEHTNVRDGVTIEIKTGRPIKALLPVHLFGQCCAMNEFLALTKQYPMAIVEDVAQACGARLEINSELEFAGNIGALGCFSFFPSKTLGGFGDGGLVSGNSIELAERLRMLRMHGESAKYHHELTGINSRLDSLQAAVLTVKLAHLESWCAERIQRADNYFRLFNQSGILGPGILAIPPASKDMSHVFNNYVIRAERRDQLRAFLTDHGVQSEIYYPLPLHRQKCFADLGYQAGDFPNAELAASQVLALPLYPELSAGQQETVVARIGAFYRR; this is translated from the coding sequence GTGTCTGATCCCAGTCCCGACAAAATTCCCATCGTTGACCTGCGCGCGCAGTACGGCAAGTTGCGCGACGAGTTGCGCGAAGCGATTGACGAAGTGGTCGAGAGCCAGCAGTTCATCCTCGGCCCGGCGGTGACGCGCTTTGAAGCGCAGATGGCGAATTATTTACAATGTTCCCACGCTGTCGGTGTCGCCTCGGGCAGCGACGCGCTGCTGCTCGCTTTGATGGCGTTAGAGATCGGCCCCGGCGACGCTGTCATCACCACACCGTTCACTTTTTTTTCGACAGTTTCATCGATCACCCGGCTTGGCGCCGCGGCGCTGTTCGTCGACATCGATGCCGGTAATTATTTGCTGTCCGCCGAGGCGCTCAAACAATTCCTCAGCGAACACACAAACGTCCGCGACGGCGTGACGATTGAGATAAAAACCGGCCGGCCGATCAAAGCGTTATTGCCGGTGCATCTGTTCGGCCAATGCTGCGCCATGAATGAATTCCTCGCGCTTACTAAACAGTATCCCATGGCCATCGTCGAGGATGTCGCCCAAGCTTGCGGCGCACGCCTGGAAATTAACAGCGAATTAGAATTCGCCGGCAACATCGGCGCGCTGGGCTGCTTCTCTTTTTTTCCGAGCAAAACTTTGGGCGGTTTCGGCGACGGCGGGCTAGTGAGCGGGAATTCGATAGAATTGGCCGAGCGTCTGCGCATGCTGCGCATGCACGGCGAGAGCGCCAAGTATCACCACGAGCTCACCGGGATCAACTCGCGCCTCGACTCCCTCCAAGCCGCCGTGCTGACGGTTAAACTAGCGCACTTAGAATCGTGGTGCGCAGAGCGAATTCAGCGCGCCGACAACTACTTTCGCTTATTCAATCAGAGTGGCATTCTCGGCCCTGGGATTTTGGCGATTCCGCCGGCGAGCAAAGACATGTCGCATGTTTTCAACAATTACGTGATCCGCGCTGAGCGGCGCGATCAGTTAAGAGCGTTTCTCACCGACCATGGCGTGCAAAGCGAGATCTATTATCCGCTACCGCTCCATCGGCAAAAATGTTTCGCCGATTTGGGCTACCAAGCGGGCGACTTTCCCAACGCCGAACTGGCGGCGAGCCAAGTCTTGGCGCTACCGCTCTATCCGGAATTGTCCGCCGGCCAGCAAGAGACCGTCGTCGCGCGTATCGGCGCTTTCTACCGACGCTAG
- a CDS encoding HD domain-containing protein, translating to MQQLIDNEYGGTALIADPIHKYIQFTVPEKKGEVTEKALIDSPWVQRLRYIYQLQSARWVYPSAEHSRFQHSLGSMHFAGEFGKHLYPSLRKVLGDECPSAPFIEQYMRVVGLLHDIGHGPFGHFFDDNFLHNYDLTHEDLGQTIIQKHLGDVIRQLRRSPSGPFAAGEELRPEDVAFPIKKNGKEDNLKPKWVRFLQPLTGGIFTFDNLDYVSRDSYMCGVHPGPVDRERLMHYTFFTAKGLTVHKAGNNALTAFLNARLYLYTNVYYHRTTRAIDLHLRDIFPETMKVLFSGNPLEHMEDYLYLTDWSLLEAVSHWRRDKGELEALGKEWESVLHREVKWKMAYDRTLSLNELQYGVDLIQDTDWEKRIRAKLPSALRDLVFRVDMATQDPRPENPFAMGKKQIHIYDPSSGEITKESLAELFEFIPSKIVQFRVFALDHEHDQLLSEVAESALKGRSAVKTSV from the coding sequence ATGCAGCAGTTAATCGACAACGAATATGGCGGCACGGCGCTGATCGCCGATCCGATCCACAAATATATTCAGTTCACCGTGCCGGAGAAAAAAGGCGAGGTGACCGAGAAAGCGCTCATCGATTCGCCCTGGGTGCAGCGGCTCCGTTATATCTATCAACTGCAAAGCGCGCGCTGGGTCTATCCGTCGGCGGAGCATAGCCGGTTTCAACACTCCTTGGGCTCCATGCATTTCGCCGGCGAGTTCGGTAAACATCTCTATCCATCGCTGCGCAAAGTTTTGGGCGACGAATGTCCGTCGGCGCCGTTCATCGAACAGTACATGCGCGTGGTCGGCCTGTTGCACGACATCGGCCACGGCCCATTCGGCCATTTCTTCGACGATAATTTTTTGCATAACTACGATCTCACCCATGAGGATCTCGGCCAGACGATTATTCAGAAGCATCTCGGCGACGTTATTCGTCAATTGCGCCGCAGCCCCAGCGGGCCGTTCGCGGCCGGCGAAGAATTGCGTCCCGAAGATGTCGCCTTTCCGATCAAGAAAAATGGCAAAGAGGACAACCTTAAACCAAAATGGGTGCGTTTCCTTCAACCTCTCACCGGCGGCATTTTTACTTTCGACAATCTTGACTATGTATCGCGCGACTCCTACATGTGCGGCGTTCATCCCGGCCCGGTCGACCGCGAGCGGCTGATGCATTACACGTTTTTTACGGCCAAAGGCTTGACCGTGCACAAGGCCGGCAACAATGCCTTGACAGCTTTTCTCAACGCCCGGCTCTATCTTTACACCAATGTCTATTATCATCGCACCACTCGTGCCATCGACTTACATCTGCGCGATATTTTTCCCGAAACTATGAAAGTATTGTTCTCCGGTAATCCACTGGAACATATGGAGGATTATCTTTACCTCACCGATTGGTCGCTGCTCGAAGCGGTTTCCCACTGGCGGCGCGATAAGGGCGAGCTGGAAGCGCTCGGCAAAGAATGGGAATCCGTGCTGCACCGCGAAGTAAAATGGAAGATGGCCTACGACCGCACGCTGTCGTTGAATGAACTGCAATACGGCGTCGATCTGATTCAAGACACCGATTGGGAAAAACGCATTCGCGCCAAGTTGCCGAGCGCCCTGCGCGATTTGGTCTTCCGGGTCGACATGGCGACTCAAGACCCGCGGCCGGAAAATCCCTTCGCCATGGGCAAGAAACAGATTCACATCTACGATCCGTCGAGCGGCGAGATCACCAAGGAATCGCTGGCGGAGTTGTTTGAATTCATTCCCTCGAAGATCGTCCAGTTCCGCGTCTTCGCCCTCGATCACGAACATGACCAACTACTTTCCGAAGTCGCCGAAAGCGCGTTAAAAGGCCGCTCCGCCGTTAAAACCAGTGTCTGA
- the larB gene encoding nickel pincer cofactor biosynthesis protein LarB: MDAERLTKLFEQVRSGKVAVAAAVAQMRHLPFEDLGFAKVDHHRALRQGFPEVIMGQGKQVKDIAAIVGAMRKRKNNILVTRLDAAKIAQLKRLRTGLKFHTEARAATWTGKSIRIAGRGTILVVCAGTSDIPVAEEAVLTATVMGNRVEKLFDVGVAGIHRLLENRLRLDAAAVLIVVAGMEGALPSVVAGLIDKPVIAVPTSVGYGASFNGLSALLGMLNSCAAGVTVVNIDNGFGAGFAASLINRV; the protein is encoded by the coding sequence ATGGATGCCGAGCGTCTGACCAAACTATTCGAGCAAGTGCGCAGCGGCAAAGTAGCGGTCGCCGCCGCCGTCGCACAGATGCGCCATCTGCCTTTCGAGGACCTCGGTTTTGCCAAGGTCGACCATCATCGCGCGCTGCGCCAGGGATTTCCTGAAGTCATCATGGGGCAGGGCAAACAAGTCAAAGACATCGCCGCCATCGTCGGCGCCATGCGCAAACGGAAAAATAATATTCTAGTCACCCGTTTGGACGCGGCAAAAATCGCCCAGCTCAAGCGTCTGCGCACCGGTTTAAAATTCCATACCGAAGCGCGTGCCGCCACCTGGACGGGTAAGTCGATTCGCATTGCCGGTAGGGGCACGATCTTGGTGGTCTGCGCCGGCACTTCCGATATCCCGGTCGCCGAAGAGGCGGTGTTGACCGCGACGGTGATGGGCAACCGCGTCGAAAAACTTTTCGATGTCGGCGTCGCCGGCATCCACCGCTTGTTGGAAAATCGTTTGCGTTTGGATGCCGCGGCGGTACTCATCGTCGTCGCCGGCATGGAGGGCGCGCTGCCGAGCGTGGTCGCGGGTTTGATCGATAAGCCGGTCATCGCCGTGCCCACCAGCGTCGGTTACGGCGCCAGTTTCAACGGACTGTCGGCGCTGCTCGGCATGCTCAACTCCTGCGCCGCCGGCGTGACGGTGGTCAATATCGACAACGGCTTCGGCGCCGGGTTTGCGGCGAGCCTCATAAACCGGGTATAA
- a CDS encoding archease has product MDNPKPYRITTHHTEMAVRVTGTTQAELYTNSAFALFDVMTDMATVEMKETIALEIEGNDRDDLMVNWMRELLYLYQNNGYLLKEFKIIQVKDTSVKAEARGEKVDPDRHEVKQEIASVAAHKSRMEKTGNRWTAQVIFEL; this is encoded by the coding sequence ATGGATAACCCGAAACCGTATCGTATAACCACCCATCACACCGAGATGGCGGTGCGCGTCACCGGCACCACCCAAGCCGAGCTTTACACTAACTCGGCGTTCGCCCTGTTCGATGTCATGACCGACATGGCGACTGTTGAAATGAAAGAGACCATCGCGCTGGAGATCGAGGGCAACGACCGCGACGATCTGATGGTCAACTGGATGCGCGAACTGCTCTATCTGTACCAGAACAACGGTTATCTGTTGAAGGAATTCAAAATCATCCAAGTCAAAGACACTAGCGTCAAGGCCGAAGCGCGCGGCGAAAAAGTCGATCCCGACCGCCATGAAGTGAAACAAGAAATCGCCTCGGTGGCGGCCCACAAAAGCCGCATGGAAAAGACCGGCAACCGGTGGACCGCCCAAGTGATCTTCGAACTGTGA
- the thiL gene encoding thiamine-phosphate kinase, protein MKLSRLGEFGLIGRIRRMGTSSRGVRIGIGDDCAWVDHSAGSSLITADVLIENIHFNLKWTSLFDLGYKSLAVNLSDIAAMGGVPAYAMLSLGIPAKFDSRQIDEFFRGFNSLARKTQVALIGGDTNISPTLIISVCLIGAPPEQPVQRSGAKVGDDIYVTGTLGDSALGLELLRKKSRGTQSATMLRLLARHHRPTPRLAAGALLAQQKCATAMIDISDGLLQDLGHICKASDTGAAVSNEKLPLSTAYRALAGKNGTSLALSGGEDYELLFCARRHQRQRLETLARQAQVKITRIGSCVTTKQGITVIDGAGKPLPVKLKGHDHFKKQ, encoded by the coding sequence ATGAAACTTAGCCGGCTCGGAGAATTCGGCCTCATCGGACGGATTCGTCGCATGGGCACAAGCTCTCGCGGCGTGCGCATCGGCATCGGCGACGATTGCGCCTGGGTCGACCATAGCGCCGGCTCGTCGCTGATCACCGCCGACGTTTTGATCGAAAACATTCATTTCAATCTCAAATGGACCTCGCTCTTCGACCTCGGTTACAAGTCCCTAGCGGTCAACTTAAGCGACATCGCCGCCATGGGGGGCGTGCCCGCTTACGCAATGCTTTCTCTCGGCATACCGGCAAAATTCGATAGCCGACAGATCGATGAATTTTTTCGCGGCTTCAACAGTCTCGCCCGTAAGACTCAGGTTGCGCTGATCGGCGGCGACACCAACATTTCGCCAACTTTGATCATTTCAGTTTGTCTGATCGGCGCGCCGCCGGAACAGCCGGTGCAGCGCAGCGGCGCGAAAGTTGGTGACGATATTTATGTCACCGGCACCTTGGGCGACTCGGCACTCGGCCTGGAGCTGTTGCGCAAAAAATCCCGAGGTACACAGTCAGCAACCATGCTTCGCCTATTGGCGCGCCACCACCGACCGACGCCGCGGCTCGCCGCTGGCGCGCTGTTGGCGCAGCAGAAATGCGCCACGGCGATGATCGATATCAGCGACGGCCTGCTGCAGGATTTAGGACATATCTGCAAAGCGAGCGACACCGGCGCGGCGGTGTCGAATGAAAAATTGCCGCTATCCACCGCTTACCGTGCGCTCGCCGGAAAAAATGGTACAAGCTTGGCGCTCAGCGGTGGTGAAGACTACGAACTATTATTTTGCGCCCGGCGCCATCAGCGTCAACGGTTGGAAACATTAGCGCGCCAAGCCCAAGTGAAAATCACCCGCATCGGCAGTTGCGTCACGACTAAGCAAGGAATCACCGTCATCGATGGCGCGGGAAAACCGCTGCCCGTGAAGCTCAAAGGCCACGATCATTTCAAAAAACAGTAG